Within the Meriones unguiculatus strain TT.TT164.6M chromosome 2, Bangor_MerUng_6.1, whole genome shotgun sequence genome, the region GGGCAGAGAATAAATAAGAGTTAGGCATATTCACCATCATATGAACATGGGTTCGGTAAAGACTCAACGTACTCACGACTTTGCTTGACTGGCTGTCATGGAATATACAAAGTCCAAAAAAGAAGGCAATGGAAAGGGGTATGCAGAGGTGCTGAGAGAAAGGTCTTGAGCGAGACTGAAAAGAAGAGGCCTCCTTCCCAGCCTTCCCGGGAGAAATGGACAGCTCTTCCTCACACATCCCAGCATTGAGCAACAGTGTTTACTGGATTCCTACGCACTGGCCTAGTTGCAACGGAGTGAGGCCCCAGGGAGCCCCCTGAACAAGAACATTATGTTGCTGAGAGGAGACCTCACAGCAGCTCCTGCAAAGAACCAAGTCTAGGAGGTTGCACATAGCCACAAACTGTTTTTTGAGGGGACTCCCCCTCAGACCAGGACAAAGGAGGGCAGAAACTGGGTGAGTATCTTCAAAAGACTGTTGCCTCTCAGTTGCTTCTGTATCCCAGGGGCTTTACAACAACTTCAAGCCACTGTTATTTTTAAGAACCCATTGAGACAGCTCATTAATACCTTTAGGTCTATTTGAAACCCAAAAACTTGATTCAACTAACTTTTAGAGACAGCTTTCTAGGCTGTGTAATGTAGCATCCCTTTctttgctgacttttttttttcactttgtgctATCTGTGACTAGCACAAAGGCAGATCTTTTCTTAGGGAACACTTGATGGAGCTGGCAATTTGCAGAAGTCTGAGCTAGCTCTGCCTGAAAGTAGCTGAATGAGCGCCCAGAAATCTTACCCTTGGACAAGATACAGAGAGGCACAGAAGCAAGACTCCCTTTGCACCAGAGGGGCCTAAGAACTGGgcaggatgggggtggggcggAATCATGACCTGTTGCAGTAGCATCTTTTGTTCTGCTTGTAAGGAGCCAGGGAGTTCAGATTTAGAAGGCTGGTTTTAAAGTAAGTGTTCAGCACAAAGTACTAGCAATAGGTGAAAGACATGGAATCCAATGTAGTGGGGTAAAAGAACGTAGCAAAGGACTGAGGCTTAAACAACCTGTGCTATGCAAGTGGCAGAGCAGAGAAAGGTTCATGAAGCCTTTGAAATAAGCAGGGAAAAGTGCCTGACACTGGTCAGGAAAATAAGATCAGCAGGAGTGGGGAGATTCCAGTTGGCCAGGGTTAAGGTCAGCCAAGgcagaaggggtggggaaggagtaCTGCAGCAGTTCTTCCCCAGGAGAAGAAGCTCCCCAGACCCCAGAAGCACCTGGGCTCCTTGTCCATCTAGTAGGATAAAGAGAAAGCTTGGCCAGCCAGACACTCTCCTCTTTCACTCCGGTCTCGTTTCTCTGGTCTTGCTGCTGGCTAAAGCTGCCTAGCTCTTCCCAGTGAAATCAAAGGCTAGAACTTTCATTCTTTTGACTGTGCAGAGAGAGACGATGGGCGTTCTCCGACTCTGGAGTGGGCAGAGCCTCCATTAGGGTTATGAGGAGCTTTTCTGTAAAACCAGGAAGAGTAAGCAGCCATGAGCTGGGCACAGGAACCCTGCACCTAACACAGGAAATAGTAAGCCTGTTGGAATGGCATCCTTCCTTGGAGCCTCTGCTTGACTTAATAGAGTCTTGATTGATACTATCTGCAAGTCTCTctagtgtggtggcacatgcctgtgactcTGCCCCTCAGGAGAGCCAAACTGCAGATGACTTAGACCACATATTGAAACCCCGTCTTCAAACAAGAAAAAGCTCATCATtatatcatgatgttattttagTTACTTGCATCACGCGTCAGACATAATGAGATGAGGTGAACTCCTGTCAACTTTGCCTCAAACATAAAAAAgttagaaaaaatgaaaaagactttctggagacaacattttcattcaaagagaGGGTGTGATCAGAGTTGGCAAGTCGGTGCCAGTTTTAAGGAAGAGATAGGTAGGGTGTTTAGGCCAACACTCAGGTGGATTTGGTTTAAGGGGAATGCTGATGATGTGAGAAAAGATGGGTTGAAAAACTCCGAACTCCCTCTCTGCTTGTCCTGCAGATACCAGTTCCCCAGGACAGATGGGAACATCCTCTCTAACTAAGATAAACAAAGGATCCTTAGGCATCCTGTTTGTtacatcttcctctccttcaactaAGGCTTAAGATCAATTGTCACAAATTATCTTGTGCATTTGGTTGTGCATTTTCCCCTCAGTGTCTGGAGAGGATGGGTTCCAAGACCTGCTGTGGATACCAAAATTCAGTCTCTCATATAAAATGGTGTGGTATGATCCACAGGTATCTTATTATAAACATTCAATCCTCTCTGGATTACTTGTGATAACTATAATAATGGAGGTGTCATTTAGGTGTTCCTTACATTCATGCTTAAGgaattttgagaagaaaaagtaTATGCATGCTCAATAGACccaatattattttaaagttacattttgcattttattttgtttaggtatgagagagagaaaaagagagagcatgtgcatggcatgtgtgcagaggtcagaggacaacttgcatgagctctctctttccactatCTGGGCCCCAGGCATCGAACTCAAACCATTAGACTTAGCCACAAGCATTTTTACCCACTAAGTCATTTCAACAGCTGtcactattttaaaatatcttcagccAAAGGGTGGGTAAAACAACAGATACAAAACTAAATGTAGAATAAACTATATATCTTGAATAACAAAGTCAGcttaataaaaacacattttaaatatttataacctGATCAGTATTGTCAGTGAAGTTATAATTAGATTATTTTGTAGACCAATGGATCTCAACTTGTGGGTAACAACACACGAATATTTACACTGCAACTCATAActatagcaaaattacagttatgaagtagcaacataaataattttatggttgggggtcaccactacatgagaaactgtattaaagggtcgcagcattaggaaggtgagaaccactgctgaTGACATTGATTTACTTTAGAATTTATACAAAAAAGCCTAGCGCCTAGACTAGTGGAACAAGGAAGTCAGAAGATTGACATTTCACTACTTCAAGGCTTATGATCAAGCTACGGTCAACCAAACCGAGTAGTTCTgaatagtaaaggcaaaatacgGTATTAGGTGAGAGATTCCGGGACAGAACTTAGAAAACCACTGAGCAAATGTAAAATTCAATGCAAAATGTAAAGTTAATAATAATACTACTCCATTGATCCATTAATTGTGATAAGTGGATGGCAGTAATTGAAGATATTAGTAATAGGACACTGACCATATATGAGAAGGCCATGACGTTTGTCATTTTCTGTATACTCAAAGCTTAAAATACACATTTGAAAATAACTAGTAATTCTGCCAATCGACACTAACGACTATTAATTTTTTCAATACTAACGCTCAAATACACAGCCTCACACATCTCAGGCAGTTGATCTACAGCTGAACCATGCTCTAGAACACACTGCTAAGATCTAACATGCGCCTACCAGGAACTTTTCTGTGATTTTTGCATGAAATAGATATGTATAGCCCttctctgctatcagtggacccAGGGCCTTTAGTGGATGCCAAAATCCACCCATGTTCAAGTCTTGGAGTAAATGGTGTGGTATCTTTCTAGAGTTTACACACACCTTCCTATATACTTTACATTGCTTCTGGattaattttaatatctaatacaataaaagaactattCCAGTAACTTCTATACTATGCTGTTTCGAAAATTTTGACAAGGAAACATATTCATATGTCTAGTATAGTTGcagttgtttttaatattttcgaTCCCTCGTGGATATGGAATCTGTAAACACCAAGGGTTATGTGtacatagctgtgtgtgtgtgtgtgtgtgtgtgtgtgtgtgtgtcacacatacatgcattctCTGTACCACTGAACTGTGATTTTAGTCATGTCTGGCTTATAGATATGACAGGTTTTATTTGATCAATCATTTCttgcaaattatttgtgttttagTTTTACATTATTATAAATGATAATTAAATGAACATTACATACATTACATACAATACATTACATATTTTgttcacatttttatttgtttagacCTCGAGTCACAAGCACTAAGGTTGTAGGTCATGAAGTAGGCAGTATAATCATGGGCCTGTGTCTGTCATTTTCTCTTCACTTCTTTCTCTAGACTTTTAGTGAAAACAAACTTTCTAGTTAGGAGGTTGGAAGTGATATATCTTCTGAagtttttatactttttaaacatGATATGTAATGTCTAACTTTTGTTGATATAATAATGTAGTAATCTTTGGAACATTTCATAGattccatattttaaaatgtatttcatgTGACCTTTGGACTCACTATATTACCTAGGCTGAAATCAAACTTGTGAATCTCCTTACTTCCATCTCCAAGCATTCATTGGTGGTGTTGAGACAGGACCTCAGGTGGCCacgctggcctcacactcattaCGTAacgaggatggccttgaacttcacaTCCTCCTAGCTCCACctccaactgctgggattacagttgtgtgtcACCAGGCTCACTTTAGGTGGAGCTAGGGAGGAAAATCACAACTTTAAGCCTGCTAAGCAAATACTTCACTAACTGGGTTGCATCCTTAACCTCGTGTcccagttattttaaaaatgaaatttcactCTGGAAACAAGAAATACTCGTGGGAAATAATAGCCCTTCAGAGAGTATCATTTTGCAAATTTTGTTAATTGTGCAAGctacaaatttaatttttatgttgttTCTAAAGTTAGCTTCTTTGTAATAGTTTTTACTCACGAATGGCAGTTGGGCATGTTTACAGGAAAGAATGTGATGATTCAATAGAGGCAATACGTTGTGTTCAGTGCTCAAACTGGGGTCCTCAACATGCAGATCAGCCTAAATATTTGTGACTTCTTTGCTGCAAGtacattcaaaatattttctgctgGCTCTTTTGAAATATAGTACTGACTCTGATAATACTGGTATGTTGACACCttaccataaaataaaatggttaGGTAGATAGCCTTTTATCTAACCATTACAGATGACCCTGTAATGCTCTCTTCATCCTGTTTCCTAAACCACTCTTCCACTACCAACTCCTGAGATCAACCTTCTCAGATTCTACACAAGGGTGGATCAAATgtatataaatttttttaaatttctacatGTGCTTATATATGTACCTTATGAAATGTCTACAGAAGTAGGTTCCACACAGCATTTTCAAAACATCGTTAGGGCTAATTAGCCCCTCCCCACATTCCTTCTGTCCTCCCATTTACCACTCTTTTAGCCTTTTTTGCTCCATTATTCCCTAAATGCCACTATGTATATGccactctctcccctctcttgaAATCCCCTCCATGGTTCCTTATTAATCTCCTGACCTCCTGACATTCTGGATGGAACACATAATATCTGAAGATTCAAAGTGAAAATCTTCAAATGACAGAAAATATGCAAAGTCtgtggttctgggttaccttagAATGATTGACTCCAGCTCTATTTATGCACCCGTAAATTTCATAACTTTggtttttcttaacagctgaatatTTTACTGTGTGTATGTTCTCCATTTAAAGATCATTCATCAGTTCATGGGTATCTTGGctatttccatttcctggctgttGTGCATAAAGCAGCGACAAATCTGGATGAGCAGCTGTGTCTGTGGTGGGATTTAGAGTCATCAGAAAATATACCCAAGAGTGGGATAGCTCATTTGTATGGCAAATATATTTTCAGCTTATAGAAGACTCTATACTGGTTTTTATAGTGATGAatgagtgtttccctttctccgtACTTACACCAGCATCTGTCATCATTTGGGGTTTGCTTGCTTGATCTTAGATATTCTGACTGGGGTAATATaaaatctcaatgtagttttgtatttttgtgatggCTAACAatgttgacattttaaaaaaaatgttttttagccATTTTTACTTCATCTTTTGACAACTGTTTGTTTAGTACCAtgctccattttttaactgggttgtttgttttcttaatgtttaGTTTTCTCaagtctttgtttattttatatactaatgtatacaaacacatatataaagaaattaaatgaaactACCTCATTAAGGGGCAACAATGCCCCCACTGGATACCACACGCTAGCAAATAAAAAGTGCCAGGAATGGATTGTCTTTTTTTAGAGCTATTGAGCAATAAGGTCTCACAAAACTCCAAACATCATATTTATTGCCATTGCTGTTGGCTAGGCTCTAAATTTGACAATaagactctattgctgaagatgcCACATACTTAAATCATCGGAATATGGAGGAATCAAGATGCTGCTCACATGGAAGCTTCATCCCTACCAGAGAGCTTTCGTGGTGCTATAAGGTGCTTCATCTGCTATCAGAGGAGAAAATGATCATGAATCTCACCCAGATGTGAATTTTGCAAGGTACAATGATGACCAGCCTGGCAAGACATGCCCACTAATGCAGCAGTGGCTTGAAATGAATGTCATGgcagtaaccaaccactttctgattagatGTAAAGCCTGCTTGTTGAAACTCATATTGGCACCATTATGCAGGCCAAGAATCTATGGCTGAGACCCTACTGCTGTTACTCTACTAAATGGGCCTGGTATTAACCCATTTCCTAAGGACTTATTATTACACCCATAGATTAGTATGTCTCTCAACTCTCACGGGAGAAGCTTCTATTGTCAGTAGATGGGGATTCACACAGAGACCTATCACTGATTAAGATGGAGAGAATGGGAAACTGAGGAATGTTCATCTCTGCGTGCTATGTCTATACTATACCCCTCATTTTAAGGCaaaagaaggagcagaaagactGAAAATGCCAGAGGCAGAGGATGATTGCAAGGGAAtagttgcttgtttgttttcagacataGCAGAgcagttgcacatatgaactcatagtAGTTATGACAGCATTCATAAGACCTACTCAAACCAGACCAAATCCAAGTATGGAGAGGGAAGTTGCACATTAAGTGCTACCCCTAGTTGAGGGGGTGTTGGCAATTGataactggagagagagagagaaagagagagagagagagaggattagTTTCCTTTAAGGATGTGACCTCTGTAGGTTCACATGATCCATTACAGGGCCACATCTCTAAGAGCACCTGGGAAGCACAGAATGCttgctggtttggtttggtttggtttggtttggttttagttaaGAAGAGGACCCAAAGCTGTGTGGGTACGGAAGAAGGGAAGAATCTGGGAAGGTTGGGAAGtgggagtgaatatgatcaaaaggCACCATATGAAATTCAAAGATCTAATTTTAGAACGAGAAAGGAAACAGCAATCTCGACAAAAATGTTGAAAATTTCCACTCTGTTCACTCTGTTTAAAACTGTTCCTTAGCCAGCAAGCCTGTTTTTCAAACTTTGGAAACAAAAAGCGTGGTGGGGCAGGGGGAAGGGGAGCATGATTGGAAGAATTCTCAGCAGCACTCCTGATTTTAGTGCCTCCAAGGCCCTTCTAAGCCAGGTATGCAAATCAGCTGCTCAATATAAACAGTACAGGAGACCGTAAAATAGGTAAATCGTGAAGCTTCAAGTCAGGAAATCTCTCTAGACTTTATTGTGGCCAAAGAGACAATAGTAGAAAAACCACACCACTGCCTTTAACATCAGTGTTAGCATGCCCACCTATCAGCCTGTTTACCCTGCTTACTACAATAGAGAGCAATTTGCAGCCTCATTTAAGGTCCTCTATCCATTAAAAATACTGACTCCACGTGTTACACAGAAGTAATACAAATTAGAAGTCAAGCTGGGTAGTAGTTTTTGTGATTCACCTCAAAGCTGCCAGTGGTTTCATTTCTAATAATAAgcaactaaataaaaaaaaaaatgctgagagaGCCCCTAGTTCACTCAGGGAATTTCAGAaagccccagccccaccccaacAGGCACACATGCTCCTTCTCTCAGTTTTGCCTGACATATTTGTCAGCCTGCACAAGCCACTTCAGTACTGCCCCCAGGAGCCTGCCCTGGCTCTGTAAAATGCAGGGACACAACTACCAGTAGTCAGAATCTGAAGGCCTGATCAGAGAACTCGCTCAGTCACACAGTACAAGGAGATCCAGTTGGTCTccaaagaacaataaaacaaaagcctCCAGATCACAGAGGAATTTCTACACACCACGGCTGTTCTTGTCCTTGCAAAGATTCTAGGGAGCCTGAAAAGCACAGAACCTAGTTTTGAGGACAGCTAGAGGTATTATGAAAATTATTAGACATCTGCAGAGTTTCCAAACAACgaagagatctttccatgttttctgtttctcaaTCTTTGGATCTTGATTTTGCTTTGAGACACATTCCCTTTATGCTGCTCAGGCTGCTGCTGAAATCTTGAGTTCAGTGATCTTGAGTAGTTTGGATTACAGGTGCACATCACCAAGCCCAGGTCCTAAGAGCTTTTGAAGTTTTAGCAATAACATATACTCTGCAGTCATCTTTTAGAATGGCTCACTAAAACCTTCATCATTATCCCATAGACTGCACAGTCAGATTGTGGCCCTGAAAAATAAAGGGATGAAAAAGAAAGGGCCTAAAATCTCATCAGTTCCCAGACCCCATCATGACCTTCAAGTTAGATAAAATTgttgctttcttctctctccataCACAGcttcttcctttcattcttctCTCACCCAAGGGCTTCCTGTCAGTCACTCTAATCTACCACACACAACTACATTCATAAGGGTAAAaaggaatgaagagagagagagcaaaggatGATTTTTCATTACTATCTCACAGCTCAAAATTTCACTGCAAATATTACTCATAAGTTGGTTAATACAAGGTCTTAGTAAAATGTTTTACTTGAATTACCACACTATGATATGGCTTTTGGAGGGAATATAGTTTTCTTAAAGCTAAtgcagcttgctttttcttttattttgttttatatttttagtctTTCTGCAATatgtgcttttatgtgttctgctTAACTGCAGATCCTTCCACACAAAGAAAACATTCCAAAGAACAAATCAAGATTCTGTACGGCCAAGTCCAAGCAGCATCCGAGTCTTGACCCCAAGCAGGAAAAATGAAGCATATTATCAACCCGTATGAGCACGCCAATGACACGGCAAGAAATAACTCAGACTGCCCTGATGTAGTTTTGCCAGAAGAAATATTTTTCACAATCTCCATTATTGGGGTTTTGGAGAACCTGATTGTCCTCCTGGCTGTGATCAAGAATAAAAATCTCCAGTCCCCCATGTACTTTTTCATCTGCAGTTTGGCCATTTCTGACATGTTGGGCAGTCTGTATAAGATCTTGGAAAACATCCTGATCATGTTCAGAAACATGGGTTATCTCAAGCCTCGTGGCACCTTTGAAAGTACCGCAGATGACATCATTGACTGCATGTTCGTCCTCTCTCTGCTAGGCTCGATCTTCAGCCTGTCTGTGATTGCTGCTGACCGCTATATCACCATCTTCCATGCCCTGCAGTACCACAGCATCGTGACCATTCGCCGCACCATCATCACCCTAACGGTTATCTGGGTGCTCTGCGCAGGGAGCGGCATCACCATGGTGATCTTCTCCCACCGCATTCCCACGGTGCTCGCCTTCACGTCGCTGTTCCCTTTGATGCTGGTTTTCATCCTGTGTCTCTACATTCACATGTTCTTACTTGCCCGCTCCCATGCCAGGAAGATCTCTACCCTTCCCAGAGCCAACATGAAGGGTGCCATGACGCTGACCATCCTTCTTGGGGTCTTCATCTTCTGCTGGGCCCCCTTTGTCCTCCATGTCCTCTTAATGACCTTCTGTCCAAATAACCCCTACTGTGTTTGCTACATGTCTCTCTTCCAGGTCAACGGCATGTTGATCATGTGCAATGCAGTCATTGACCCCTTTATATATGCCTTTCGGAGCCCAGAGCTCAGGGATGCATTCAAAAAGATGCTCCCCTGCAAAAGGTATACTTTTTGAGCCCTTGTTTGAGTATTGTAAAGGGATCAAATATCATGACAGTCTGACAAGTACCGATGCTTCTGACCagccttttcttctttaataGGTGAAGATGATCCCACTGACTAGTGTTTACCATAGCCAGCTTTCTGTAAGCAGCAAACTTTATATCATATGTAAACAGATGAAATGATGTGCtttaataaaacaaacactttACAAAGTATACATAGCAATACAAATGTGAGGGCTTCAGGTTAAGCTAATATTTGTCGTTCTTTGGGTACCGAGCAGGACTGTCCTGGGAGGCCTTTCTAGGCTGGAAGCCACGGCAACTAAGTCTCTAGAAGTTAAAGTACATCTTTTAGCTTCTAACTTACTAACTAAATGTATTGGTCAGGTTTCTATATCTGTGGCAAACACGTGTAAGCCATCAGCTTTGAGAAAGGaaaggtttacttt harbors:
- the Mc2r gene encoding adrenocorticotropic hormone receptor gives rise to the protein MKHIINPYEHANDTARNNSDCPDVVLPEEIFFTISIIGVLENLIVLLAVIKNKNLQSPMYFFICSLAISDMLGSLYKILENILIMFRNMGYLKPRGTFESTADDIIDCMFVLSLLGSIFSLSVIAADRYITIFHALQYHSIVTIRRTIITLTVIWVLCAGSGITMVIFSHRIPTVLAFTSLFPLMLVFILCLYIHMFLLARSHARKISTLPRANMKGAMTLTILLGVFIFCWAPFVLHVLLMTFCPNNPYCVCYMSLFQVNGMLIMCNAVIDPFIYAFRSPELRDAFKKMLPCKRYTF